From the Pseudooceanicola aestuarii genome, one window contains:
- the pcaC gene encoding 4-carboxymuconolactone decarboxylase, which produces MSETYDRGLQVRRAVLGAAHVERAAATATDLDQPFQTLITEGAWGRVWASDAISRRERSMLTIALLAATGNFDEIPMHVRATARTGASARDVAEALQHVAIYAGVPRANHALKLVRQTLAEMAQDAAAPQDGTGHEEVRADD; this is translated from the coding sequence ATGAGTGAGACATACGACAGGGGCCTTCAGGTCCGGCGCGCGGTTCTGGGCGCGGCCCATGTGGAGCGCGCGGCAGCTACCGCGACGGATCTGGACCAGCCGTTTCAGACCCTGATCACCGAAGGCGCCTGGGGCCGGGTCTGGGCCTCGGATGCGATCAGCCGCCGCGAACGCTCGATGCTGACCATCGCGCTGCTGGCCGCGACCGGCAATTTCGATGAGATCCCGATGCATGTCCGCGCCACCGCCCGCACCGGCGCCAGTGCCCGTGATGTGGCCGAAGCCCTGCAACATGTCGCGATCTATGCCGGGGTGCCGCGCGCCAACCATGCCCTGAAACTGGTGCGGCAGACCCTTGCGGAGATGGCGCAGGACGCCGCCGCGCCACAGGACGGCACCGGGCACGAAGAGGTCCGGGCCGATGACTGA
- the pcaH gene encoding protocatechuate 3,4-dioxygenase subunit beta, whose amino-acid sequence MTDPAAKSPAPQGPLIPRNPALHPVPLDPDYKTSVTRAPALPLLSMESTPSEETGPTFGHTPIGVLDNNLILNWSRGAAPAVGERILVHGRILDETGRPVPDTLVEIWQANAGGRYRHVKDSYFAPLDPNFGGCGRVLTGADGSYEFLTIRPGAYPWPNRANDWRPMHIHFSVYGHSFGQRLITQMYFQGDPLIDHCPIAATIRDRAQLDRLVAPLDFARARPLDFLAYKFDIVLRGRRQTMFENKIEGM is encoded by the coding sequence ATGACTGATCCGGCGGCCAAATCACCCGCGCCCCAGGGCCCGTTGATCCCGCGCAACCCTGCGCTGCATCCCGTGCCGCTGGATCCCGACTACAAGACCAGTGTGACCCGCGCCCCAGCCTTGCCGCTGCTGTCGATGGAATCCACCCCGTCAGAGGAAACCGGCCCGACCTTCGGGCACACCCCCATCGGCGTACTGGACAATAACCTGATCCTGAACTGGTCCCGGGGGGCGGCGCCCGCCGTGGGCGAACGCATTCTGGTCCATGGCCGCATTCTGGACGAGACGGGGCGCCCGGTGCCCGACACGCTGGTGGAGATCTGGCAGGCCAATGCCGGCGGCCGCTACCGCCATGTCAAGGACAGCTATTTCGCCCCGCTGGATCCGAATTTCGGCGGCTGTGGCCGGGTGCTCACAGGAGCGGACGGCAGTTACGAATTCCTGACCATCCGTCCCGGCGCCTATCCCTGGCCGAACCGTGCCAATGACTGGCGGCCCATGCATATCCACTTTTCCGTCTATGGCCACAGTTTTGGCCAGCGGCTGATCACGCAGATGTATTTCCAGGGCGACCCGCTGATCGACCATTGCCCGATCGCCGCCACCATCCGTGACCGCGCCCAGTTGGACCGGCTGGTCGCGCCGCTGGATTTCGCCCGCGCGCGGCCGCTGGATTTTCTGGCATACAAGTTCGATATCGTGCTGCGCGGGCGCCGCCAGACCATGTTCGAAAACAAGATCGAGGGGATGTGA
- a CDS encoding class I adenylate-forming enzyme family protein has translation MTMAREAVDFDPGQAPDLHATLMAVRGGGIQDDHGWLPIAGLQQLAEETQCALLAAGLTPAEPVMVPVSGRAEDVAAIMAVLGARGTAVPVHRKAHARTQADLQDATGARFAVVPVDVPGRHRPAIERIAEQAPPHRPLLDGAGMITFTSGSTGRAKGVVLSRDRISAKMQAIRTMLDMPPAPEAIVPLQLPFSFGQWATFVPLMQGGIVHMTARFDPATVLRVMEARPVTHLAAVPTMLRRLAQEGRGRTGGAFTILTGGEPVPADLRDALFARWPDAVIDAIYGLTESGTCDLLRRDRAGDTGDSLGHPTPGVQVATDPQTGELRLRSPFAMLGYLDQPDLTAQTLRDGWLSTGDVGEIAQDGSVRLRGRIKELINRGGNKVSPLEVEATFATHPDVGAVLATGLPDPRMGEAIHLLVVPRAGRAPDAAALLDWARGRTDRFKLPDAVHFGTSLPLGNTGKADRAALRRQIMGQAATAPAAPARGQAEGQIPQ, from the coding sequence ATGACCATGGCGCGCGAGGCGGTCGATTTTGATCCTGGACAGGCCCCCGACCTGCACGCCACGCTCATGGCGGTGCGCGGCGGCGGTATTCAGGACGATCACGGCTGGTTGCCCATCGCCGGGCTTCAGCAATTGGCGGAGGAGACGCAATGCGCCTTGCTTGCCGCAGGGCTGACCCCGGCGGAGCCGGTGATGGTTCCGGTGAGTGGCCGGGCAGAGGATGTCGCTGCGATCATGGCCGTGCTGGGCGCGCGCGGCACCGCCGTGCCGGTGCATCGCAAGGCCCATGCCCGCACCCAGGCCGATTTGCAGGACGCCACCGGTGCCCGGTTCGCCGTGGTGCCCGTGGATGTGCCGGGACGCCATCGTCCCGCCATCGAACGCATCGCAGAGCAGGCGCCGCCGCATCGGCCGCTGCTGGACGGGGCGGGGATGATCACCTTTACCTCCGGGTCCACCGGACGGGCCAAGGGCGTGGTGCTGTCGCGCGACCGGATTTCGGCCAAGATGCAGGCGATCCGCACCATGCTGGACATGCCCCCCGCGCCGGAGGCCATCGTGCCCTTGCAACTGCCGTTCAGCTTTGGCCAATGGGCGACGTTTGTGCCGCTGATGCAGGGTGGCATCGTGCACATGACGGCCCGGTTCGATCCGGCGACGGTTCTGCGCGTCATGGAGGCACGCCCCGTGACCCATCTGGCCGCTGTGCCCACGATGCTGCGTCGTCTGGCGCAGGAGGGGCGCGGCCGGACGGGGGGGGCATTCACCATTCTGACGGGCGGCGAACCGGTGCCTGCCGATCTGCGCGATGCGCTGTTCGCCCGGTGGCCCGACGCGGTGATCGACGCCATCTATGGCCTGACCGAAAGCGGCACCTGCGATCTGCTGCGCCGTGACCGGGCGGGCGATACCGGCGACAGTCTCGGCCATCCCACGCCGGGCGTTCAGGTTGCCACCGATCCGCAGACCGGCGAATTGCGCCTGCGCAGCCCATTTGCCATGCTGGGATATCTCGACCAGCCGGATCTGACCGCGCAGACCCTGCGCGACGGTTGGCTGTCCACAGGCGATGTGGGTGAGATCGCACAGGACGGCAGTGTCCGCCTGCGCGGCCGCATAAAGGAGCTGATCAATCGCGGCGGCAACAAGGTCTCTCCGCTGGAGGTTGAGGCCACCTTTGCCACCCATCCCGATGTCGGCGCGGTGCTGGCCACCGGTCTGCCCGATCCCCGTATGGGCGAGGCGATCCATCTGCTGGTCGTGCCCCGTGCCGGACGGGCGCCCGACGCGGCGGCACTGCTTGACTGGGCACGGGGTCGGACGGACAGGTTCAAATTGCCCGATGCCGTTCATTTCGGGACCAGCCTGCCGCTGGGCAATACCGGCAAGGCCGATCGGGCCGCCCTGCGTCGCCAGATCATGGGGCAGGCGGCCACGGCCCCCGCCGCCCCTGCCCGTGGCCAGGCAGAAGGGCAGATCCCGCAATGA
- a CDS encoding MDR family oxidoreductase yields the protein MSDTFNAYVIDRDADTKEQSRGWTTLSNDDLMEGDVTLRVRHTTMNYKDALAITGKSPVVRRFPMVPGIDIAGEVTASDSPRFAVGDAVILNGWGVGETHMGGYAPVARVKSDWLLHQPQGLSGADCMAVGTAGYTAALCVLRLQDLGVTPEDGPILVTGASGGVGSFAVSLLAALGYSVAASTGRMEEEAYLRALGASEVVDRNTLSERGRPLDKEIYAGAIDSVGSQTLANVLSKVRYGGTVAACGLAQGPDLPATVMPFILRGVTLAGVDSVMAPLPLRERAWDLVSRTLDRDALARITQEAPLSEVEALAPKLLDGQIRGRLLIKVD from the coding sequence ATGAGCGACACATTCAACGCCTACGTGATCGACCGCGACGCGGACACGAAAGAGCAATCGCGCGGCTGGACGACCCTGTCCAACGACGACCTGATGGAGGGCGACGTGACCCTGCGCGTCCGCCACACCACGATGAATTACAAGGACGCGCTGGCGATCACGGGCAAAAGTCCGGTCGTGCGCCGCTTTCCCATGGTGCCGGGGATCGACATCGCGGGGGAGGTCACGGCCTCGGACAGTCCGCGTTTCGCCGTCGGCGATGCTGTCATCCTGAACGGCTGGGGCGTGGGAGAGACGCATATGGGCGGCTATGCCCCGGTGGCGCGGGTGAAATCCGATTGGCTGCTGCACCAGCCCCAGGGGCTGAGCGGCGCGGATTGCATGGCCGTCGGCACCGCCGGATATACGGCCGCGCTCTGTGTCTTGCGGTTGCAGGATCTGGGCGTCACGCCCGAGGACGGGCCGATTCTGGTAACCGGTGCGTCAGGAGGCGTCGGTTCCTTCGCGGTGTCGCTGCTGGCGGCGCTTGGCTACAGCGTCGCCGCGTCCACCGGCCGGATGGAGGAGGAGGCGTACCTCCGCGCGCTCGGGGCCAGCGAGGTCGTGGACCGCAACACCCTGTCCGAAAGGGGCCGTCCGCTGGACAAGGAAATCTACGCCGGGGCCATCGACAGCGTCGGCAGCCAGACCTTGGCCAACGTTCTGTCCAAGGTTCGCTATGGCGGCACGGTCGCGGCCTGCGGCCTGGCGCAGGGGCCTGACCTGCCGGCAACGGTGATGCCTTTCATCCTGCGCGGCGTCACGCTGGCCGGGGTGGACAGCGTGATGGCCCCGCTGCCGCTGCGTGAACGGGCGTGGGATCTGGTGTCCCGAACCCTGGACCGCGACGCGCTGGCCCGGATCACGCAGGAAGCACCCCTGTCCGAGGTCGAGGCGCTGGCGCCGAAACTTCTGGACGGGCAGATCCGCGGCCGTCTTCTGATCAAGGTCGACTGA
- a CDS encoding helix-turn-helix domain-containing protein has product MDGRGFGWYFSGMRAPGHIPVFNLFGETGVFPDVIHVERILDRAGLHDWVISPHRHAQMSQVFHIEHGTARVVLDGAEARLGAGDYLFVPPQVVHGFEFSRGTEGGVLSLPGPVVARLGPKSGALSGWLAGVRRGAVTPALARLIGEIAQAYAGAGTFRAQMLVALTHALLAALAEDGASRDAASPGPLHQMRKLDNLIARHGAAGWRARDYADALRITPGHLNRIVRRATGASLGAHIETVQMTEACRLIAFTRLPLAEVGYRLGYADPSYFSRRFRMRMGETPSGFRARVSGR; this is encoded by the coding sequence ATGGACGGGCGGGGCTTTGGCTGGTACTTTTCGGGCATGCGCGCGCCCGGTCATATCCCCGTCTTCAACCTGTTCGGCGAAACCGGCGTGTTTCCCGATGTCATCCATGTGGAGCGGATCCTGGACCGGGCCGGGCTGCACGATTGGGTGATTTCTCCGCATCGTCATGCGCAGATGTCCCAGGTGTTCCACATCGAGCACGGCACGGCGCGCGTGGTCCTGGACGGGGCGGAGGCCCGGTTGGGTGCAGGGGACTACCTGTTCGTGCCGCCGCAGGTGGTGCATGGCTTCGAGTTCTCGCGCGGGACGGAGGGCGGTGTGCTGTCGCTGCCCGGTCCGGTGGTGGCGCGGCTGGGGCCGAAATCCGGGGCGCTGTCGGGCTGGCTGGCAGGGGTGCGACGTGGCGCGGTCACACCCGCGCTGGCGCGCCTGATCGGCGAGATCGCGCAGGCCTATGCCGGGGCTGGCACCTTTCGGGCACAGATGCTGGTGGCGCTGACCCATGCGTTGCTGGCCGCCCTGGCGGAGGACGGCGCCAGCCGCGACGCCGCCAGTCCCGGCCCCCTGCACCAGATGCGGAAGCTGGACAATCTGATCGCGCGGCACGGCGCCGCCGGATGGCGTGCGCGCGACTATGCGGATGCCCTGCGGATCACGCCGGGACACCTGAACCGGATCGTGCGCCGCGCCACCGGCGCCAGTCTGGGCGCGCATATCGAAACGGTGCAGATGACCGAGGCCTGCCGTCTGATCGCCTTTACGCGGCTGCCGCTGGCGGAGGTCGGCTACCGGCTGGGCTATGCGGATCCGTCCTATTTTTCCCGCCGGTTCCGGATGCGGATGGGAGAGACCCCCTCCGGATTCCGGGCGCGGGTGTCGGGCAGGTAG
- a CDS encoding AMP-binding protein, which produces MQSTMQMGDLGVARILRHAWRFGASRPVHYRDGTATATTDMHHTAGRAARLGAALAGLGLGPGDRVATFCAATLTHLEAYLAVPSHGMVLHALNIRMGDADLARMIHDHGDRVLILDHDLAARFATLAPLLADSTLELVVVAGAGGAALPAFPGLDLPIRCHEDLLASVPVPDVLALPDPAETSAAAICHTGGTTGRPKAVAYSHRAVWLQALSLCLADGLAIGRDDVALLAVPFYHVNGWGLPYAAAMSGAGLALPGGSFRAEILHGMMQDCDVTIAAGVPTIWTDLLGHLDGAGVDLPAPLMRIATGGSMVPAALIEGLSRRGVGVLQAWGMTETASMSVIGAPGDATSGPAPVGHPWPGLELRVVDTTGQAIAPGETVTGEVQVRGACVIDGYLGATEAATDPDGWFATGDIGRIASDGALVLTDRLKDAVKSGGEWIPAPLLEDAIRNVPGIADAAIIACPHERFQERPFAVVVLRPGAVFDRDGAENRLRAAVPGWWLPEGWAVLDALPRTTLGKPDKIALRALLAAGAFDDQTGPRPEPATPVS; this is translated from the coding sequence ATGCAAAGCACCATGCAAATGGGCGACCTCGGCGTTGCCCGCATCCTTCGTCATGCCTGGAGGTTCGGCGCCTCCCGTCCGGTGCATTACCGCGACGGGACGGCGACCGCGACCACGGACATGCACCACACCGCCGGCCGTGCCGCCCGCCTGGGCGCCGCGCTGGCGGGGCTGGGGCTGGGCCCCGGCGACCGGGTGGCGACCTTCTGCGCCGCCACCCTGACCCATCTGGAGGCCTACCTGGCGGTGCCGTCCCACGGGATGGTCCTGCACGCGCTCAACATCCGCATGGGGGATGCGGACCTGGCGCGGATGATCCATGACCACGGCGACCGGGTGCTGATCCTCGATCACGACCTGGCGGCGCGCTTCGCCACGCTGGCGCCGTTGCTGGCCGACAGCACGTTGGAACTGGTGGTGGTCGCCGGGGCAGGGGGGGCGGCGTTGCCCGCGTTCCCCGGCCTGGACCTGCCGATCCGCTGTCACGAGGATCTGCTGGCCTCGGTCCCTGTGCCCGACGTGCTGGCCCTGCCCGATCCGGCAGAGACCAGCGCCGCCGCCATCTGCCACACCGGCGGCACCACCGGCCGGCCCAAGGCGGTGGCCTATTCCCACCGCGCCGTGTGGCTTCAGGCGCTCAGCCTGTGCCTGGCGGACGGGCTGGCCATCGGTCGCGACGATGTCGCGCTTCTGGCGGTGCCGTTCTACCATGTCAACGGCTGGGGCCTGCCCTATGCCGCCGCCATGTCGGGCGCCGGGCTGGCGCTGCCGGGCGGAAGTTTCCGGGCCGAAATCCTGCACGGGATGATGCAGGATTGCGACGTCACGATCGCCGCCGGCGTGCCGACGATCTGGACCGATCTTCTGGGCCATCTCGACGGCGCGGGCGTCGATCTGCCGGCTCCGCTGATGCGTATCGCCACCGGCGGGTCGATGGTGCCCGCCGCGCTGATCGAGGGTCTGTCCCGGCGCGGGGTCGGCGTGTTGCAGGCCTGGGGGATGACCGAAACCGCCTCCATGTCGGTGATCGGCGCGCCCGGCGATGCCACCTCCGGCCCGGCCCCTGTCGGACATCCCTGGCCGGGGCTGGAGCTGCGGGTGGTCGATACCACCGGTCAGGCCATCGCCCCCGGCGAAACCGTCACGGGCGAGGTTCAGGTGCGCGGCGCCTGTGTCATCGACGGCTACCTGGGCGCAACGGAGGCCGCCACAGACCCGGACGGCTGGTTCGCCACCGGCGATATCGGCCGCATCGCATCCGACGGTGCGCTGGTCTTGACCGACCGGCTGAAGGACGCGGTGAAATCGGGCGGCGAATGGATCCCCGCCCCCCTGCTCGAAGACGCGATCCGCAATGTGCCGGGCATCGCCGACGCCGCCATCATCGCCTGCCCGCATGAACGGTTCCAGGAACGCCCCTTTGCCGTGGTCGTTCTGCGCCCCGGCGCTGTTTTTGACCGTGACGGCGCAGAAAACCGGCTGCGCGCCGCGGTGCCGGGCTGGTGGCTGCCCGAAGGCTGGGCGGTGCTGGACGCGCTGCCCCGCACCACCCTGGGCAAACCCGACAAGATCGCCCTGCGCGCCCTGCTGGCCGCCGGGGCATTCGACGACCAAACCGGTCCCCGGCCCGAACCGGCGACCCCCGTATCATGA
- a CDS encoding enoyl-CoA hydratase/isomerase family protein — translation MTDEQNIVLTRIEDGIGWITLNRPKKLNALAGEVVAAAHDAVKAMEKDDDVKVIVLTGANNNFSVGYDIAQEVEMGLSRPEDWHGALTNNVGLSMAVFSCTKPTIGAVDGWCLAGACELAMACDMIIATDRAKFGEPEIRFGSGPVTLLMPFVLGQKKTMELLLTGDTIDAETALDVGLINRVVTPEELEETVTKLAQKIALTPLVILRLTKTALVRAYEAMGLRNAVNVNLDLAATLNAAEAPEKAQFQELVRTKGLREALNFRDARYGALTD, via the coding sequence ATGACCGACGAACAGAACATCGTGCTGACCCGGATCGAAGACGGCATCGGCTGGATCACCCTGAACCGCCCGAAGAAGCTGAACGCGCTGGCAGGCGAAGTCGTCGCAGCCGCCCATGACGCCGTGAAGGCGATGGAAAAGGATGACGACGTCAAGGTCATCGTGCTGACCGGCGCGAACAACAACTTCTCCGTCGGCTACGATATCGCCCAGGAAGTGGAGATGGGCCTGTCCCGGCCGGAGGATTGGCACGGCGCCTTGACCAATAACGTGGGTCTCAGCATGGCGGTGTTCTCCTGTACCAAGCCGACCATCGGCGCGGTCGATGGCTGGTGCCTGGCGGGCGCCTGCGAACTGGCGATGGCCTGCGACATGATCATCGCCACCGACCGCGCCAAGTTCGGGGAGCCGGAAATCCGCTTCGGCTCGGGCCCGGTGACGCTGTTGATGCCCTTTGTGCTGGGCCAGAAAAAGACGATGGAGCTGTTGCTGACCGGCGATACGATTGATGCGGAAACCGCGCTGGACGTCGGGCTGATCAACCGCGTCGTCACCCCCGAGGAACTGGAGGAAACGGTGACCAAGCTGGCGCAGAAGATCGCGCTTACCCCGCTGGTGATCCTGCGGCTGACCAAGACCGCGCTGGTGCGCGCCTATGAGGCGATGGGTCTGCGCAATGCCGTCAACGTCAATCTGGATCTGGCCGCCACGCTGAACGCGGCAGAGGCCCCCGAGAAAGCCCAGTTTCAGGAACTTGTGCGGACCAAAGGCCTGCGTGAGGCGCTGAATTTCCGCGATGCCCGCTATGGCGCGCTGACCGATTGA
- the pobA gene encoding 4-hydroxybenzoate 3-monooxygenase, with product MPPIRTQVAIIGGGPSGLLLSQLLNRAGVETVILERASRAHVLARVRAGILEWGSVELLRQAGVGDRMAAQGIPHEGCYLADEDLVIRMDFQALTGRRVMVYGQTEVTADLYAAQDAAGTTILHQVSDVAITDLDQPRSRVSFSQAGARRELICHYVVGCDGFHGVSRQTIPAEIRREVARTYPFGWLGLLSETPPVQEELIYSSSRHGFALASMRNPALSRYYVQVPLTDRVEDWPDHRFWDALARRLPAEAAARLITGPGIEKSIAPLRSFVSEPLRWGNLFLVGDAAHIVPPTGAKGLNLAISDVFYLHSALIDAVQGRGTAGIDEYSDRALARIWKAMRFSWQMTTMLHRFDDEDAFAARMRRAALAHLAQSETARRELAENYIGLPF from the coding sequence ATGCCCCCCATCCGCACCCAGGTTGCCATCATCGGCGGCGGCCCGTCGGGGTTGCTGCTGTCGCAATTGCTGAACCGCGCCGGGGTGGAGACGGTGATCCTGGAACGGGCCAGCCGCGCCCATGTGCTGGCGCGCGTCCGGGCCGGAATCCTGGAATGGGGCAGCGTCGAGCTGCTGCGCCAGGCCGGGGTGGGCGACCGGATGGCGGCGCAGGGCATCCCTCATGAGGGCTGTTATCTCGCCGACGAAGATCTGGTGATCCGAATGGATTTCCAGGCGCTGACCGGGCGGCGGGTGATGGTCTATGGCCAAACGGAGGTGACCGCCGATCTCTATGCAGCACAGGACGCGGCGGGCACGACGATCCTGCACCAGGTGTCGGACGTGGCGATCACCGATCTGGACCAGCCACGCAGCCGAGTCAGCTTTAGCCAGGCTGGCGCGCGCCGGGAACTGATCTGCCATTACGTCGTCGGCTGCGACGGCTTTCACGGGGTCTCGCGCCAGACGATCCCCGCCGAGATCCGGCGAGAGGTCGCACGGACCTATCCCTTTGGTTGGCTGGGCCTTCTGTCGGAAACGCCCCCGGTGCAGGAGGAGCTGATCTATTCCAGTTCCCGCCACGGCTTTGCCCTCGCCTCCATGAGAAACCCGGCGCTGTCGCGATATTACGTCCAGGTGCCCCTGACCGACCGCGTGGAGGATTGGCCGGATCACAGGTTCTGGGACGCCCTTGCCCGGCGCTTGCCGGCGGAGGCCGCCGCCCGGCTGATCACCGGTCCCGGTATCGAGAAATCCATCGCACCGCTGCGGTCCTTCGTCTCCGAGCCGCTGCGGTGGGGCAACCTGTTCCTCGTCGGGGACGCGGCGCATATCGTGCCGCCGACGGGGGCCAAGGGGCTGAACCTCGCGATATCCGACGTGTTCTACCTGCATTCCGCCCTGATCGACGCGGTGCAAGGGCGCGGGACCGCGGGGATTGATGAATATTCCGACCGCGCGCTGGCCCGGATCTGGAAGGCGATGCGGTTCAGTTGGCAGATGACCACCATGCTGCACCGGTTCGACGACGAGGATGCCTTTGCCGCGCGGATGCGCCGGGCGGCGCTGGCACATCTGGCGCAATCCGAAACCGCCCGGCGCGAGCTGGCGGAGAACTACATCGGCCTGCCGTTCTGA
- the pcaG gene encoding protocatechuate 3,4-dioxygenase subunit alpha, producing the protein MVQKLDNLAETPSQTAGPYVHIGLMPTHAGNPGSFATEIATDPITGPVSGEVIEITGAVFDGTGWAIRDAMIESWQCDGAGLFPGQPGADPGVSGHCRFAIDGETGDFTLRTVKPGASAGRGGTVSAPHVSLWIVARGINIGLNTRIYFPDEDNSADPLLARIEQRPRVDTLIAQKLGPGRYRFDIRLQGAGETVFLDL; encoded by the coding sequence ATGGTGCAGAAACTTGACAACCTGGCCGAGACGCCGTCGCAGACCGCCGGACCCTATGTGCATATCGGTCTGATGCCGACCCATGCGGGCAATCCCGGCAGCTTTGCCACCGAAATCGCCACCGATCCGATCACCGGTCCGGTCAGCGGCGAGGTGATCGAGATCACGGGCGCGGTGTTCGACGGCACCGGCTGGGCAATCCGCGACGCCATGATTGAAAGCTGGCAATGCGATGGTGCAGGGCTTTTTCCCGGTCAGCCCGGCGCCGATCCGGGGGTCTCCGGCCATTGCCGGTTCGCCATTGATGGCGAGACGGGCGATTTTACCCTGCGCACAGTCAAACCCGGCGCCTCCGCCGGGCGCGGCGGCACGGTTTCGGCGCCGCATGTGTCCTTGTGGATCGTGGCGCGGGGGATCAATATCGGGCTGAACACCCGGATCTATTTCCCGGATGAGGACAACAGCGCCGACCCCTTGCTGGCCCGCATCGAACAGCGCCCGCGCGTCGACACGTTGATCGCGCAGAAGCTGGGGCCGGGGCGCTACCGCTTTGACATCCGCTTGCAGGGTGCGGGGGAGACCGTGTTCCTCGACCTCTGA
- a CDS encoding MFS transporter, with the protein MTPKLPRPGRTRSLLLLLLAEIGAMSLWFVSAAILPELTREAQIGPWRAGLLSTAVQLGFVLGAVALALHGTSDRFDPRRVFAASALVASAATMGLLVTPPGGIVQILLRGLTGLCLAGVYPVGMKIAVGWTLRRRGLVVGLLVAALTLGSAAPHGLALLGGADWRITVTLAALLSALAAGLVLMARLGPHHATAPRFDPATLRLAWTDRPLRLAYAGYLCHMWELYAFWAWIGVALTASLTLSGAVDPATTARLTTFVAIGLGGLVCVPAGALADRIGKARVAGAAMGLSGAFALATAAAFGGPPALIIALVIGWGICVIPDSAQFSALVADHAPADRAGSLMTFQTALGFLLTAFTIQTAPLLAAAIGWPVTLAVFGIGPLLGVEAMRRLHRLSRSTAHHH; encoded by the coding sequence ATGACCCCCAAGCTGCCCCGCCCCGGCCGCACCCGCAGCCTGCTCCTGCTGCTTCTGGCAGAGATCGGGGCGATGTCCCTCTGGTTCGTATCGGCGGCGATCCTGCCGGAACTGACCCGAGAGGCACAGATCGGCCCGTGGCGGGCGGGGTTGTTGTCCACCGCCGTTCAGCTGGGCTTTGTACTGGGTGCCGTGGCGCTGGCACTACACGGCACCTCGGACCGGTTCGACCCGCGCCGGGTCTTTGCCGCCAGCGCGCTGGTCGCCTCGGCCGCGACCATGGGATTGTTGGTCACGCCGCCGGGCGGCATTGTGCAGATCCTTCTGCGCGGGCTGACGGGGCTGTGCCTTGCCGGGGTCTATCCGGTGGGCATGAAAATCGCCGTGGGCTGGACATTGCGCCGGCGCGGGCTTGTCGTGGGCCTTCTGGTCGCGGCGCTGACGCTGGGATCGGCGGCCCCGCACGGGCTGGCCCTGCTGGGCGGTGCCGATTGGCGCATCACCGTGACGCTGGCCGCGCTGTTGTCGGCGCTGGCCGCCGGGCTGGTCCTGATGGCGCGACTGGGCCCGCATCACGCCACCGCACCGCGCTTTGATCCCGCCACCCTGCGTCTGGCCTGGACGGATCGGCCGCTGCGGTTGGCCTATGCCGGATACCTTTGCCACATGTGGGAGCTTTACGCCTTCTGGGCCTGGATCGGTGTGGCGTTGACCGCCTCGCTGACGCTGTCGGGTGCCGTTGATCCCGCGACCACCGCGCGGCTGACCACCTTCGTGGCCATCGGGCTGGGCGGGCTGGTCTGCGTGCCCGCCGGTGCGCTGGCCGACCGGATCGGCAAGGCGCGCGTCGCCGGCGCCGCCATGGGCCTGTCGGGCGCCTTTGCGCTGGCCACGGCGGCGGCCTTTGGCGGACCGCCCGCGCTGATCATCGCGCTGGTGATCGGCTGGGGCATCTGCGTGATCCCCGACAGTGCGCAATTCTCGGCCCTTGTGGCCGATCACGCGCCCGCCGACCGGGCGGGCAGCCTGATGACCTTTCAGACCGCCCTCGGTTTCCTGCTGACGGCGTTTACCATCCAGACCGCACCGCTTCTGGCGGCGGCGATCGGCTGGCCCGTCACGCTGGCCGTTTTCGGTATAGGCCCGCTGCTGGGCGTGGAGGCGATGCGCCGTCTGCATCGCCTGTCCCGCAGCACCGCCCACCATCATTAG